The uncultured Treponema sp. genomic sequence GGAACTGCTTTCCATGAATTTTATGCAGACGCAGGAAACGCGGAAGTTCTTACAGCGGCTGTAAAAAATGCTCTTGGCGAGTCCGGCGGTTTTGATGTTCTTGTAAACAACGCAGGAATTACACGCGACACTTTGAGCTTTAGAATGAAAAAGGAAGACTGGGATTCAGTTCTTGCTGTAAACCTTACTTCAGCTTTTCTTGTTTGCCAGATTGTTTCAAATGATATGATTCACAAAAAATCAGGTTCTATAATCAACATGGCTTCAATTGTTGGAATTCATGGTGGAGCTGGTCAGGTGAATTATTCAGCAAGCAAAGGCGGACTCATTGCGTTTTCAAAATCGCTTGCAAAGGAAGTTGGAAGCCGCGGTGTTCGTGTAAACTGCATTGCTCCTGGATTCATCGAAACAGACATGACAAATGCTGTAAAAGAAGAAATCCGCAAGGCATGGGTTGAAGGAATTCCTTTAAAGAGAGCCGGAAAACCTGAAGACGTTGCAAATGCGGCGTTGTTCCTTGCTTCTGACTTGAGCCTTTATGTAACTGCTCAGGTTATTGGCGTTGACGGTGGAATGGGAGCTTAAGCCTTTCATTTATAAATCTACTATATTAATAAATTTATTTTATGGAGAAAATTATGCGCAAAGTTGTTGTAACAGGACTTGGATGTGTTTCGCCAATCGGAAACAGCGTTGAGGAAACTTGGGCTTCTATAAGAGCTGGAAAAAGCGGAATCGCAACTATTACACATTATGATGCTTCTGCTTTTAAAGTAAAATACGCTGCGGAAGTAAAGAATTTTGAAGCTGACAAATACATGGATCCTCAGTCGGCACGCAAAATGGCAAGATTTTCAAAATATGCTGTAGCCGCTGCGAAAATGGCTTTGGACGATTCAAATCTTACAGACAACAAGGAAGCCTTGGACAATGCCGCTGTTTACCTCGGTGTTGGAATTGGCGGACTTGAAATTACAGAATCAAGCATGAAAAGCTATTTTGATTCTGGATTTAAGCGTATGCCTCCAATGACAATTCCTCAGCTTATTCCGAATGAAGCAGCTGCAAACATAAGCATAAAATTTGGACTTCACGGAGTTGCTCATACAATCGCCACAGCTTGTGCTTCTGGTTCAGATGCTCTTGGACAGGCTTTGGACAATATCCGCGCAGGAAGAAGCGACATTGTTCTTGCTGGTGGAGCTGAATCTACACAGAACGGATTTGCAAACTTGGGATTTACAGTTCTTCAGGCTTTGAGCTCAAAATGG encodes the following:
- the fabF gene encoding beta-ketoacyl-ACP synthase II produces the protein MRKVVVTGLGCVSPIGNSVEETWASIRAGKSGIATITHYDASAFKVKYAAEVKNFEADKYMDPQSARKMARFSKYAVAAAKMALDDSNLTDNKEALDNAAVYLGVGIGGLEITESSMKSYFDSGFKRMPPMTIPQLIPNEAAANISIKFGLHGVAHTIATACASGSDALGQALDNIRAGRSDIVLAGGAESTQNGFANLGFTVLQALSSKWADDPSKACRPFDKQRDGFVMGEGATILVLEEYEHAKARGAKIYAEFAGYGATCDGYHLTAPNPDGIMGARAMTLAMKDAGVKPEDVTYYNAHGTSTHLNDSGETAMLHMAFGEAAKKLHISSTKSMHGHCLGDAGALEAMICVKAIQEGYIPPTINLDEVDVEGGCDLDYTPNKGIDMNIDVAMSGNFGFGGHNGIVVFKKVSE
- the fabG gene encoding 3-oxoacyl-[acyl-carrier-protein] reductase, which produces MLLKNKKALVTGSSRGIGRKIVEVFLANGCEVWGMCTKESAGKAELEKLAAENGTAFHEFYADAGNAEVLTAAVKNALGESGGFDVLVNNAGITRDTLSFRMKKEDWDSVLAVNLTSAFLVCQIVSNDMIHKKSGSIINMASIVGIHGGAGQVNYSASKGGLIAFSKSLAKEVGSRGVRVNCIAPGFIETDMTNAVKEEIRKAWVEGIPLKRAGKPEDVANAALFLASDLSLYVTAQVIGVDGGMGA